The Polyangium mundeleinium genome contains the following window.
CGTGGCCTTCGTGCACAAGTCCGGCGTGACGGCCTGGAACCTACGCAAGGGCGAGGCCGAGCCGGACGAGGACGAGGAGCTCGAGAGGCGCACGGCCGTGCCGCTCAGCGGGAAGTTCCGGACGGTGAACGGCGTGCGCTTCGAGCAGTCACGCGAGGGCTACTGGCTGCGCGCGCAGGACCTCGTGGTGATCGTCCGCCGGACGAAGTTCCCGGATTTCGCGAAGGGCGATCAAAAGTGGCTGGACGTGAGCCTGGCCAACCAGACGCTCACGGCCTACGAGGGGCAGAAGCCGGTCTACGCGACGTTGATCTCGTCGGGACGCGACGTGCTGAAGGAAGCGGCCGAGAGCGCGTCGACGGCGCGCGGGACGTTCCGGATTCGTAAAAAACAGGTGAGCGCGGCGCTCGACAGCCGCGAGGTGCACGGCGACTTCGAGGTCGCCGACGCGCCCTGGGTGATGGAGTTCGAACCGGGATACGCGCTCACGGGCACGTACTGGGGTGATGGGCTGGGGGAAGCGCAAACTTTCCATGCTGTCGCGCTCTCGCCCGTCGACGCGCGCAGGCTCTTTCACTGGTCCGGGCCGGAGCTGCCAGAGGGCTGGCACGGCGTGACCGACGCGATGGGCGAAGGGACGATGGTCGTCGTTCGGCCGTAGCGCTCGGGGGCTCCGCGCGGACAACCCGAGCTACGCCCCAACCCTTTGCAGCGGAAGCACGACTGTCCCGCAGCGTGACAGGCCACCAAGCAGGCTGTGCGTTCCCTGCTCGCACGTCGTCCGCGCGGATCGCGATTGCCCCCGGCCGTGACACCAGGGCCCACGCGCCGCGCCGCATCTCGCGTCGCCCGCGCGGCAAGGATGACGCTCCCGACGAAGCCACCCCGAAGGCTCGATTCTCCCGAACAACACGCGCAAAACGAGCCTTCCCACGCGTCAAAGCGCGCGCGTCACGAGGCGATTGAGCGCGCGCACGGGGGTCGCGAAGGGCACGGCACGACCCTTGCCGACGAGCACGCACGTCACCGCGCCCTTCGCTCGCAAGAGGCGACGGCGGAGGAAACGCGTGGTCCGACGACCGGATCGCGTTCAATCCCGCGGCGGCAGAGGGACGAACCATGGCTTCCAAGACGACGACGACGCGCACGAAGAGCGCAGCCAAGCGCGGAGCGACAACCACGGCGCGCAAAGCCTCCAACGCGGCCAAGGGCGCGGCGAAGAGGACGACGAAGAGCGCCAGCAAGCGCGCCGCGGCGACGAAGGCGACTACGCGAACGGAAACGGCCGGACGCGCGACGGCGCGCAAGGCCGCCCCCGCGAAGCGCACGGCTGCGAAGAAGACGACGCGCAGCGCCGCCGGACAACGCACGACGGCGTCCAAGGCGGCCCCGGCGCGGGCGCCCCGGAAGAGCGCCTCGACGTCGCGCAAGTCGGCGGCGGGAAGCCAGGCCCGCCCGAGCAGCACCCGCAGGACGGGCGCTCGCTCGGGTGCGAGCCAAGCTCGACGCGGCAGCGCTGCGGCGCCTGTGTCGTCGAGCGGTTGAAGCTGGTGCCGAAGGAGGGAATCGAACCCCCGACCCGGCGCGTATGAAACGCCTGCTCTAGCCAACTGAGCTACTTCGGCGGAAGCGGCGCGCACTATGTCGACGGCCGACGGGCCTGTCAAGCAGGCAATCCGTCGAGGGGGGCTTTCTCGCGAAGAGCGTGGGCAAACCCACGCGAAAGGCCGGTGAGGGGGAGGCCGAAGGCGCATGTCCTTCGGCCCGCCGGTCCGCCCCGGGAAGCGTTCTGAAAGCTCTCATGTTTGTCCGCGCGTCAGGGGCGCGCAGGATCCGGGGGGCGCACCGCGGGATTCTTCGCGACGAAGGGCATCGACCAGGCGAAGGTAGGCCCGAGCTCGCGCGGGAGCGGCTCGAAGGGAGCGCCGCGCAGGACCGCCTGCCGGCAATTCTCGTCGAACTCGGGGATGCCGCTCGGCCGCGCCACACGCGCGCTCGCGACGCTGCCATCAGCGCGGATGACGAACGCCACGACGACCGTGCCGCCGCGCCCCTCCGCGATCGCCCAGCGCGGGAACGCGTCTTTCCAGAGGGGATGAATCCGCGCGAGGACACGACGCACGTAGTCCATGCGGCGCTTGTCGAGCGCGCTCGCGTCGAGGCCAGGTCCCTGGCCCGTGCCGAGCGGATCGGCGACGGAGCCGCGGCCCGCGCTGCCGCCCGATCCCGGCGACGTGGGTCCGTTTTGCCCACCGGTCCCGTCGCCCGGCGCGCCGCCGGCGGTGCTCGCGTGCACGATCGACTGGAGCGCGAGCGCAGCCTCTTGTTCGCTGTCGACGCGGTCCGTGGGTCGTCCCTCGTGATCCGCAGGCACGGACGGCGTTCCCGCCGTCACCCAGGGCCGCGCAAGTGGCACCTCGGCGCTCGCGCGCGCGTCCTTGCCAGGCGCCCCATCCCGCGCGCCGATCCCCTCGGAAGGCGCGTCGACGCCCTCCTCCGCGCCGCCGACGGGCCGCGCCACCTCGATGCCGTCGGGCGGGAGCGCCGCAGCGCCGAGCGCTCCTCCACGCCGCGTGGCGCGTCCGGCGCGGAGTCCGCCCGAGGACGGATCGTGCACGGCGTACGTGCGTCGCTCGGGTCGACTGCCGGAGCGACCACTCGCGAGGAAGGTGAGCTCCATCGGCTCACGGCTCGCGCGCCGATCCTCGCGGGACGCGCGCTCCTCGCCCGCGTCGATGCGCTGCACCTGCGTGCGATCGATCCGCGACGGGACCTCCGTGACGAGCGCGCGATCGTCCTGCCGATCGGCGAGGTTCGTCGCGCGCGCAGAAGCCGTGTCCGTGCCACCGCGACCCCGCTCGCCCGTATCCGGACGCGGCTCGGCCTCCCCTCCCCCGCGCGGAACGGCGACCGCCGGCAGCTCGAGGAGCTCGCCGGCGATCGATCCTTCGCTCAGCGTCGGCAGCTCGATCTCGACGACCTCGTCACGAAGCGGCGCGCGCAGACCTCGAAGCGCGAGGCCTGGTTCCGCGCGGGAAGCGCGAACGAGCAGGGCGCCGCCGGTCGCGAGCAGGGCAAGGTGCACCGCGAGCGAGAAAAAACTCGCGGAGACGAGCCTGCGTCCGTCGATGCCCCGCACGCCTCCAGTATGCCTCGTCTCCGCGCGCTTGCGGGCGCTTCAGGCGAGGCCGAAGCGGCGGCGCGCGTTCTCCGTCGTGCGCGTCGCCAGGGTGTCGAAGCTCTCGCCGCGGAGCTCCGCGACGCGCCGCGCCGTGTGCACCACATACGCGGGCTCGCAGCGCTTGCCGCGCAGCGGGATGGGCGCGAGGTACGGGCTGTCCGTCTCGACGAGGATCCGATCGGGCGGCGCCCACGCGGCGACCTCGTGGATGGCGCGCGCATTCTTGAACGTCACGATCCCCGAGAACGAGAGGTCGAAGCCGAGCGCGAGCGCCCGCTCGGCGAAGGGCCGATCCTCGGAGAAGCAGTGGATGATGCCGCCGACCTCACGCGCGCCTTCTTCTTCGAGCACCCGGATCGTGTCCTCGGCCGCCTCGCGCGTGTGCACGACGATGGGCTTCTGGACGCGCCGCGCGAGCGCGATCATGCGCCGGAAGACCTCCTGCTGCGTCTCGCGCGGCGAGTGCATGTAGTGGTAGTCGAGCCCGACCTCGCCCACGGCCTGGACACGTGGCGCCCGGGCGAGGCGCTCGAGCTCGTCTTCCATCGCGCCGTCGAGGACACGCGCGTCGTGCGGGTGCAGGCCGACGGAGGCCCACACGTCGGGGCGCCGCGCGGCGAGGGCCGCGGCGAAGCGCGCCGGACCGAGGTCCTCGCCGACGCCGATCACGACGAACGCCTCGACGCCGGCCGCGCGCGCTCGCTCGAGGACGGCGTCTTCGCCTTCGGGAAAGTAGCTGGGATCGAGGTGGCAGTGGGTGTCGATCAACATCGCATTCGGACCCACGACGCGCCCGTCAGGTGACGAGCTCGGAGAACCGCGCGCGGAGGAGCGCGCTGCCCGCGTCGAGGGCGCAGCTCTCGCAATACCCCATCGCGATGAGCCGATCGAGCGCGGCGAGCGCGTTCTTGCGTTGCTCGTCGCGCAGGCCGCCGAAGAGGGGCTCGTCGCGTACGCCCTGCGCGGCGTGGTTCGCGCGATCGCGCAGGATGGCCACGAGGTCCCGGCAGAGCAGCGCCACGGCCTTGCGCCGCTCCGTGAACACGGCCTCGCGCAGCTTGCGGATCTGCTGCGGGAAGACCACGGCGTTGACGACCCGCTCGCCAGGGTGATCGATGGCCCAGGCCGCGATCATCGCGATGAGCCCGCGGCGGTGATCGTCGTGCTTGCCGCGCACGCCGAGCAAGCCCTCGATCTCGCGCATCATGCGCTCGTCGGCGCCCTCGAAGTCCCCCGTGTGCGGGTTTCGAATCTTCTCGCCCTTCACCCACGCGCCGACGTGCTGCACGTACCGATCGAAGAGCTCGCCGTAGCGCGTCTCGTCGACGAGCCCGCTCGCCGAGCGCATCTCCTCCTCGAGTGTGTCGAACAGCCGTGCGCGCACGACGTCGCGGAAGAGTTTGTGGTCGTGGTAGCCGCCCGCGAGCGCGCGCTCCTTGAGCCAGTCGTACTCCGAGGTCCGCTTGCAAAGCTCGTCGAGCTCGGTGAGGACGGCGAACGGCGACAGGCAGCCGTGATCCCGGTTTTGCGCGGCGTCGAGGAGGAGCGAGCGGATCTCGCGCGGCGAGACACCCGAGCGCCCCTCGAAGTCGACGGTGGCATCGGTCTCCTGGTAGAGCGCGCGGATGTTCGCGCGGAGCAGCTTCTGCGAGTCGCCGTCAAGCCGCTCCGGCGGTGTCCCCGTCGCGTACGCCTCCATCTTCTCGGCCGCCGTCAGCGACGAGACGATCGGCGCGAGCGCCTCGGGATACCGTTTCGCCTCCGGCTGCCGCATGCGCGTGAGCACGGCGAACTGAGCCGCCACGCGCGTCGCGTGCGGCGCGACGTGCCGCGTGACGAACGGCGCGATCTGCGCGTCGTAGATGTGTTGCTCGTCGAGGTAGCTCCGCAGGTAGGGCGCGCGGAGCAGCTCGAAACGACCGCGGAAGCTCGGGAACTCGGGGTGCTCGCGGAAGGCGTTCAGGTGAATGTCGTTCGCGCTGCCGATCATGACCACGTTCGTCTGGATCGTCTGCTGCGGCAGGCTCACCTCGCCCGTCTCCAGCGTGAGCTGCAGGTAACGGAACGCGTCGAGCGGCCTCTTCAGCAAATCGCTGAACTCGAGCACGCCGCCCGAGGCCTCGACGAGATCCCCGTGCGCCTCGAAGAGGGTCCGCGCCTGGAGCGCCGTGGGCAGCGCGGCGAGCGAGCGATCGGCCGTGATCTGCCGTTCGCCCGCGTCGACGCTGAGCTCGGGGCCGATGGTGACCGCGCCCGTGCGGTACCGCCGCGAGATGAACCAACGCTCGACTTGAACGTGCCGCAGCACATCGGCGAGCGAGCCCTCGTAGGAGACGAGCAGCGCCTCGATGATCTGCTGGTTCTTGTGCGAGAGTTTGCCGCTCATGAGCCAGTCGGGCGGCGCGTCTGCAATCCCGGCTTCCTCGTAGAGCTTCTTCAAGAGCTCGCGACGCTCCGGCACGGGGATCAAGAAGAGCGGATGATCCCGCAGCTCGCTCACGAGGCGCGCGTCGATCTGCGTGTCTTCGAGGTGCGCGAAGCTGCCGCCGATCGGAGCAGCGGCCCCCTCGCCGCCGAAGCCGATCGCCCCGCGTGTCGTCTTGCGGCTCGGGAACACCCAGTGAAACCGGTAGACCGCGCCCTCGTCGAGCGTCGAGTAATGCTCGAGCGCGCGCAGGATGCAGCCGGCGATCGTGCTCTTGGCCGATCCATTCGGGCCGTGCATCAGGACGAGCCGATTCGCCCTCCCCTCCTGCACGAAGTTCGAGAGCGCGCGGTAAATCTCGCCCTGCAGCTCCTCGTGCCCGATGAGCGCCGCGTCGCGCCCGTGGTACGGCGCCCGGCGCGCGCTCGTCGCCGGCGACCGGAGCGGCTCGGGCTCCCAGGGCAGATCAAAGAGGCGGTAGCGCGTGCACTCGCCCCAGGGACGCTTGACCGGGTACGTCCCGAAGTGGTCGAACATGTCGCGCACGTACCGGGCTGAATCACGCCCGTGGCGCGCGGGATCCGATGCGAAGAGCTCCAGGTACTCCTGGAAAGAAAGCAAGCGCCGTCCCGTTTGGAAGCGGCGCTGCATCGAAATGACCAGGTTGGAAAGCTCGGCCAGCGCGAGCTCGGACCTGCGGCTTGCCCGGGCGTCGGACTCTTTCACCCCGGGAGTTTAGCCCCCGGCTTACTTCACGTCGACGTCGACCTCGAGCTCCACCTTCTCCATCACGCAGTTCGCCGCGCTGCAAACGCTCATCGAGAGCGTGCCGGCGATCTTCGCCTTGCCCGCCCGGGACGCCACGAACGGCACCTTGAACGATCCCTTCTTCTCGTCGAACGTCCCGTCCTCGCGCTTGAGCAAGGGCTTCGGATACGTGACGCCCTCGGGCGCGGGATCGACGAGCTTGAACTTGTACGGGTACTGATCGTTCATGTGATACGCGCCCTTCGGCACGATCGTGATCTCGAGCGTCCCTTCCTTGCCCGCTGCGTACGGGCCCGTCGCCTTCATCTCGACCGCGTAGGTATCGCTCTCGGCCTTGGGGCCCTTGGCGACGGCCGCAACGTTCGTCTCTTCGCCGCGCTGCGTGGCGGCTTCACTCCGGCCACATCCGGAGGCGAGCACGAACGAGAGGCCCGAGAGGGCCACGAGGCACGCGAGGGTGGAGAGAGGACGGCGCATCGAGGGCTTGTTCATGAGGGCTCGGAATACCACGGCGGTTTGCTCCTGACCACGGGCGGAGGGTCGACGGAAACACCCGAACGGCACGGGTTCGACGGAAGGGCCGCCCAAGCCATGCACGAGCCCGGTGTTCAGCGCGCGCCGAGCACCACAATCAGCAAGGCGACGAGGACGACGAACACGATGACAGGAAAAAACCAGCGTGGTCGTGTGGTCGGGACCGAGACGGTGTCCTCCGGGAACGCACCTTGCCCCGTCGCCGCGGCAGCGCCCGCAAAGGCCGCATCCATCGCGCTCAGATCCCCAGCCGCGCCCTGCTCCTCTTCGAGCCGCGCGAGCAGCCCGGGGAGGCCCACGCGGATGCGCTCGCCGAGCTCGGCCTGTGTCGTCCGTGCCCACGCCGCGTGGCTGCCTTCGAGCCCGTACGCATGGCCGATCCGATCCGCCAGCGCGCCGACCGTGGGGATGCGGTCATCGGGCTCCTTCGCGAACGCATGATCCATCACCGCGTCGAGCGTGCGCGGGACGCCGTGCGCGCGGCCCACCTCGCTCGGCGGGCGGTGCGGCCGCGTCATGATGCTGAGCAGGATCTGCGGGCCTGATTTGCCCTCGTACGGGACCTTGCCCGTGAGGCATTCGTAGGTGATCGCCGCGAGCGACCAGACGTCGGCGCGATGATCGAGCGAGACGAGCCCCTGCGCTTGCTCGGGCGACATGTAGAAGGGCGAGCCGATCGTCGTGCCGACCGCGGTGATCTTCTTCGCGCCCACGGAGTTGTCGCGGACGCTGCCGAAGTCGAGGAGTTTGACCTCGTCGCCGCCGCAGAGAAAGACGTTGTCGGGCTTGAGGTCGCGGTGGACGGTCTTGCGCTCGTGCGCGGCTGCGAGGCCAAGCGCGACCTGCGAGACGAACCGCACGACACGCTCGGGCGACAGCACCTTTTCGCGGCGCATGAGCACGCGGAGCTCCTCGCCTTCGAGGTACTCCATCACGATCACGTAGTTGTTCTCGGCGTCGTGCTCGAACGCGTGGACACGCACGACATGCTCGTGCGGCAGGACCGCGCTGACCTCGAACTCGCGCTTGAACCGCTCGATCGCCACCGGATCCTGCGCGACCTCCTCGTGCAGGATCTTCAGCGCGACCGAGCTCTTCTCCTCGCGGTCGAGCGCCTGGTAGACGCGGCCCATGCCGCCCTCGGCGATGACGCGCCAGATCTGGTAGCGCCCGCCGCACACCGCGCCGCCGACGCGCGGATCGCTCGGATCCGGCTTCGGCGAGACCTCGTCGGTCCCCGCGAGCTTCTGCCCTTCGAGCGGGCAGAAGTCCGCGTCATCTTCGTAGAGGCGATGGCAGGTGGTGCAGGCTTTCACGCGCCGCGAGGGGATCGGACGAGACCGACGAATCGGAGGATCAGGCGCGTGACGAAGTCGAGCTGCCCTCGGCGGCGGCGTCGCCCTCCGGGGCCCTCACCGGCGCGGGCGTGTAGTAGAGGATGCGGCGGCAGTGCGGGCACTGCTCGAACTCGGCCTGGCGCAGCATCTTCTGAAACATCATCGGCGGGATGGTCAGATGGCAGCCGAGGCAGGTGCCGTCGTGCGTGGCTGCGATCGGATGCGGGCGCCGCGTGCGGACCGACTCGTAACGACGGTAGAGCATCGTCGGCAGCTTCTTCACGGCGAGCTCGCGCTCCTTCACCCGCGTCGCGCGCTGCGACTCGGCGTCGTCGAGCTGCCGCGTCGTGCCCTCCACCGTGCCTTCGATCTGCTGCACGATGTTGCGGTGCTTGGCGTCGGTCGCGTCGATCGACTTCTTCGCCGCTTCGGTCGCGGTGTTCAGGCGCTCGATCTCTTCCTCGCGATCGCGGTGCAGCTTGCGCAGCTCCTCGATCTCGCGTTGCGCCGCGTTGCTCTCGCGCTCGTTCCTCGACCGCGCGAGCTTCTCGCGCGACCGCTCGATCTGCTGCGTCATCTGGCGCAGCTCGACGCTGAGCTCGCTCCGCGTCTTCTCCATCTGCGAGAGCATCTCTCGGTCCGAACGGAGGCGTTCCTCGAGAACCTTCGCCTCCGCCCGCATCCCCTCCAGGCTTCCCCGCTGCTTGCCGATCTGCTCCTCCAGCCTCCGCAGATCGTCGTCGATGGTCGCGAGCTCTTCGAGGGGTGCGATCTGGTCGCGGATACTCACGTGGATGCTCTGCTCCTTGCGAAAAGGGATAGGCCCACCTGGACTCGAACCAGGAACAGCCCGGTTATGAGCCGGGGGCTCTGACCGATTGAGCTATGGGCCCGTGTTCGCCGAATCGCCCGGAGGCGACCCGGGGGACAAGCTAGTCCAACATCGAGGCCGTTGGAAGGGGAGCGCCGCGTCATCGTTCACTTTGGGCTTGCTCCCCGGAAAGAGCCGTGCGGGCCCCGCGCGAGCGCCGGCGCGCCCGACCTCGAAGCATCGAACTTTCAAGGACTTTCCGGCGCAGGCTTCGAACGCTCGGGGACGTTCCGTGGCGGAAGGTTCATCCGGCCGAGCCGCGGCCGCTTGCCAGCGGGCGCCGGACCTGCCCGCCCCCCGTCCTTCGGGTCGCCGCAGCACCGGAAGCCGACCTGGTAGAAGCTGAACCACTCGTTGTGCGTCGAGGTGATCGGTCGGCAACGCGCGCGGATCGGCCCCCAGTAGCCGCCCTTCAAGGACGAGCGGTACGGCGCTTCGAGGCGCTTGCCCTGGGGGTTGTCGACCCACTCGTCGACGTTGCCCGTCATGTCGTGCACGCCAAAGGGGCTGACGCATCGGTGCAGCTCGCCTGACGCGACGCGGCGATCGAGCCTGTCGACCTCAGCCGAGACGCGGCGCGGATCCGAGAAGGCGTCGAAGTCTGGCGGCTCGACGGGCTTGTCGATGTTGCAGGCCTCGGCGTCACGCTCGGCGCCGTACGGATAGGGCCACATCCCCGGGCCCTCGCAGGCGAACTCCCACTCCTCGACCGTGCAGAGGCGCTTGTCCTCGACCTCGCACGCGCGCCGCGCCTCGTTCCAGTCGGCCATGACCGCTGGCTTGACGCCTTCCATGTTGGGGTACTCGTAAACGTCGATGCAAAAGCGCCGGCGTTCGAGCCGGCCCTCGCAAAGGACCTCGGGGCCGAAGCGCTCGCACACGTCCTTCACGTCTTCGCGATACTTGAGGCATCGATGCCCGACGAACGGGCAGTAGATGCCGTCGACGAGGACCATGCCCGGCCCACACGCGGTCGCGCTCTCCGGGCTCACCTGCACGTACGAAGGAGGAGGCGGTTTTTCCTTCG
Protein-coding sequences here:
- a CDS encoding formylglycine-generating enzyme family protein, whose protein sequence is MRSREAVVFPLVLAGSLALAALLLSPRAAERREAQPSASAAASIEAPPPPPPLLAPAPKEKPPPPSYVQVSPESATACGPGMVLVDGIYCPFVGHRCLKYREDVKDVCERFGPEVLCEGRLERRRFCIDVYEYPNMEGVKPAVMADWNEARRACEVEDKRLCTVEEWEFACEGPGMWPYPYGAERDAEACNIDKPVEPPDFDAFSDPRRVSAEVDRLDRRVASGELHRCVSPFGVHDMTGNVDEWVDNPQGKRLEAPYRSSLKGGYWGPIRARCRPITSTHNEWFSFYQVGFRCCGDPKDGGRAGPAPAGKRPRLGRMNLPPRNVPERSKPAPESP
- a CDS encoding TatD family hydrolase, with the translated sequence MLIDTHCHLDPSYFPEGEDAVLERARAAGVEAFVVIGVGEDLGPARFAAALAARRPDVWASVGLHPHDARVLDGAMEDELERLARAPRVQAVGEVGLDYHYMHSPRETQQEVFRRMIALARRVQKPIVVHTREAAEDTIRVLEEEGAREVGGIIHCFSEDRPFAERALALGFDLSFSGIVTFKNARAIHEVAAWAPPDRILVETDSPYLAPIPLRGKRCEPAYVVHTARRVAELRGESFDTLATRTTENARRRFGLA
- a CDS encoding serine/threonine-protein kinase, with amino-acid sequence MKACTTCHRLYEDDADFCPLEGQKLAGTDEVSPKPDPSDPRVGGAVCGGRYQIWRVIAEGGMGRVYQALDREEKSSVALKILHEEVAQDPVAIERFKREFEVSAVLPHEHVVRVHAFEHDAENNYVIVMEYLEGEELRVLMRREKVLSPERVVRFVSQVALGLAAAHERKTVHRDLKPDNVFLCGGDEVKLLDFGSVRDNSVGAKKITAVGTTIGSPFYMSPEQAQGLVSLDHRADVWSLAAITYECLTGKVPYEGKSGPQILLSIMTRPHRPPSEVGRAHGVPRTLDAVMDHAFAKEPDDRIPTVGALADRIGHAYGLEGSHAAWARTTQAELGERIRVGLPGLLARLEEEQGAAGDLSAMDAAFAGAAAATGQGAFPEDTVSVPTTRPRWFFPVIVFVVLVALLIVVLGAR
- a CDS encoding PrkA family serine protein kinase, with amino-acid sequence MKESDARASRRSELALAELSNLVISMQRRFQTGRRLLSFQEYLELFASDPARHGRDSARYVRDMFDHFGTYPVKRPWGECTRYRLFDLPWEPEPLRSPATSARRAPYHGRDAALIGHEELQGEIYRALSNFVQEGRANRLVLMHGPNGSAKSTIAGCILRALEHYSTLDEGAVYRFHWVFPSRKTTRGAIGFGGEGAAAPIGGSFAHLEDTQIDARLVSELRDHPLFLIPVPERRELLKKLYEEAGIADAPPDWLMSGKLSHKNQQIIEALLVSYEGSLADVLRHVQVERWFISRRYRTGAVTIGPELSVDAGERQITADRSLAALPTALQARTLFEAHGDLVEASGGVLEFSDLLKRPLDAFRYLQLTLETGEVSLPQQTIQTNVVMIGSANDIHLNAFREHPEFPSFRGRFELLRAPYLRSYLDEQHIYDAQIAPFVTRHVAPHATRVAAQFAVLTRMRQPEAKRYPEALAPIVSSLTAAEKMEAYATGTPPERLDGDSQKLLRANIRALYQETDATVDFEGRSGVSPREIRSLLLDAAQNRDHGCLSPFAVLTELDELCKRTSEYDWLKERALAGGYHDHKLFRDVVRARLFDTLEEEMRSASGLVDETRYGELFDRYVQHVGAWVKGEKIRNPHTGDFEGADERMMREIEGLLGVRGKHDDHRRGLIAMIAAWAIDHPGERVVNAVVFPQQIRKLREAVFTERRKAVALLCRDLVAILRDRANHAAQGVRDEPLFGGLRDEQRKNALAALDRLIAMGYCESCALDAGSALLRARFSELVT
- a CDS encoding energy transducer TonB, whose product is MRGIDGRRLVSASFFSLAVHLALLATGGALLVRASRAEPGLALRGLRAPLRDEVVEIELPTLSEGSIAGELLELPAVAVPRGGGEAEPRPDTGERGRGGTDTASARATNLADRQDDRALVTEVPSRIDRTQVQRIDAGEERASREDRRASREPMELTFLASGRSGSRPERRTYAVHDPSSGGLRAGRATRRGGALGAAALPPDGIEVARPVGGAEEGVDAPSEGIGARDGAPGKDARASAEVPLARPWVTAGTPSVPADHEGRPTDRVDSEQEAALALQSIVHASTAGGAPGDGTGGQNGPTSPGSGGSAGRGSVADPLGTGQGPGLDASALDKRRMDYVRRVLARIHPLWKDAFPRWAIAEGRGGTVVVAFVIRADGSVASARVARPSGIPEFDENCRQAVLRGAPFEPLPRELGPTFAWSMPFVAKNPAVRPPDPARP
- a CDS encoding zinc ribbon domain-containing protein; translated protein: MSIRDQIAPLEELATIDDDLRRLEEQIGKQRGSLEGMRAEAKVLEERLRSDREMLSQMEKTRSELSVELRQMTQQIERSREKLARSRNERESNAAQREIEELRKLHRDREEEIERLNTATEAAKKSIDATDAKHRNIVQQIEGTVEGTTRQLDDAESQRATRVKERELAVKKLPTMLYRRYESVRTRRPHPIAATHDGTCLGCHLTIPPMMFQKMLRQAEFEQCPHCRRILYYTPAPVRAPEGDAAAEGSSTSSRA